The Benincasa hispida cultivar B227 chromosome 11, ASM972705v1, whole genome shotgun sequence genome has a segment encoding these proteins:
- the LOC120091303 gene encoding proteinaceous RNase P 2-like, with the protein MDSTGSPKARKKSKNQSPEVKFHLDLTNCSRRKDLLSAITLCEAAVSEKLQFNQQHFNTLLYLCSTAISDPSLKESAVSFGFRVYNHLQSIGVIPNEATITAVARLAAAKGDGDCAFELVKTIGKYKVTPRLRTYDPALFCFCENLEVDKAYEVEQHMVSAEVGLEEPQICALLKASSETGKGDRVYEYLHKLRRSVKCVSESTAKAIEDWFCSEKASNFGESTWDVSLIREAILSNGGGWHGKGWIGKGSWTVKRTNVDSSGKCCCCTQQLVCVDISCAETESFAQSLAALAIERETQPNFISFQEWLEVHNHCDAIVDGANIGLYQQNFADSGFNLPQVEAVVKELCKMSGGKWPLVFWHNKRTKALLENSSSRRVVEEWINKGALYTTPIGSNDDWYWLYAAVKLKCLLVTNDEMRDHIFELLGSDLFLRWKEKHQIRYTFVKGQLRLEMPPLYSVVIQESETGSWHVPIESSDSELERTWLCVTRPGVSENIEAQGSCGSVGSYNRLHDSAVARKRKERPSSTSELA; encoded by the exons ATGGATTCCACTGGCTCTCCCAAAGCAAGAAAGAAGTCCAAGAACCAATCACCTGAAGTCAAGTTCCACTTAGACCTCACTAACTGTTCGAGGAGGAAAGATTTACTTTCGGCCATAACTCTCTGTGAAGCTGCAGTTTCAGAGAAGTTGCAATTCAATCAACAACACTTCAATACACTCCTCTACCTCTGTTCTACTGCGATTTCAGACCCGTCATTGAAAGAATCTGCAGTAAGTTTTGGGTTTCGCGTATATAATCACTTGCAATCCATTGGTGTTATTCCTAACGAGGCTACAATCACCGCCGTCGCAAGACTCGCCGCAGCAAAAGGGGATGGCGATTGTGCATTTGAATTGGTGAAAACAATTGGGAAATATAAAGTTACACCCAGGTTGCGCACTTATGATCCCgcattgttttgtttttgtgagaatttggaggtggacaaggcttATGAGGTGGAACAACACATGGTATCTGCTGAAGTGGGGTTAGAGGAACCTCAGATTTGTGCGCTTCTGAAAGCGAGTTCAGAGACAGGGAAAGGGGATAGAGTATATGAGTATTTGCACAAACTGAGACGTTCTGTGAAGTGTGTTAGTGAGTCCACTGCAAAGGCTATTGAGGATTGGTTTTGTAGTGAAAAGGCCTCCAATTTTGGTGAATCGACTTGGGATGTGAGTCTGATTAGAGAGGCAATTTTAAGTAATGGAGGGGGTTGGCATGGAAAGGGGTGGATTGGGAAAGGAAGTTGGACAGTGAAAAGAACAAATGTTGATTCCAGTGGCAAATGTTGCTGTTGTACTCAGCAGTTGGTCTGTGTCGATATTAGTTGTGCTGAGACAGAGAGTTTCGCTCAATCTTTGGCTGCACTCGCCATTGAAAGGGAGACtcaaccaaattttataagctTTCAG GAATGGTTAGAAGTACATAATCATTGTGATGCTATTGTCGATGGAGCAAATATTGGCCTCTACCAACAGAATTTTGCAGATTCTGGATTTAATCTTCCTCAG GTTGAGGCCGTTGTCAAAGAACTATGTAAGATGAGCGGAGGGAAATGGCCATTAGTTTTCTGGCACAATAAACGCACCAAGGCTCTATTGGAAAATTCTTCAAGTAGAAGAGTTGTTGAGGAATGGATAAACAAAGGTGCTCTTTATACAACCCCCATTGGCTCAAATGACGATTG GTATTGGCTTTATGCCGCTGTGAAATTGAAGTGCTTGCTTGTCACAAATGATGAAATGCGAGATCACATTTTTGAACTTTTGGGAAGCGACTTATTTCTTAGGTGGAAGGAGAAACATCAA ATTCGTTACACTTTCGTTAAGGGTCAACTGAGACTTGAGATGCCACCCCTTTACTCTGTTGTAATTCAG GAATCAGAAACAGGATCTTGGCATGTTCCAATTGAATCAAGTGACTCTGAATTAGAACGAACATGGTTGTGTGTTACCAGGCCAGGTGTTTCTGAAAACATCGAGGCTCAAGGGTCATGTGGGAGTGTAGGCAGTTATAATCGACTGCATGATTCGGCCGTAGCACGTAAAAGAAAAGAGAGGCCATCGTCAACCTCCGAGCTTGCCTAG